From the genome of Ananas comosus cultivar F153 linkage group 16, ASM154086v1, whole genome shotgun sequence, one region includes:
- the LOC109722192 gene encoding IQ domain-containing protein IQM1-like isoform X2 yields MRNKIFGLTEVEAVLRRSLSSREKDVKLTLRSLSFKKSDLSNMLSPNRKDLGTKSGSPSSKISDPSQNMADGGSENPVMVRSLSFKSWESEAAPNPETRSSSINQATEIQPLRLKSSENIAIVPEVVFSSPRPRCELDAAATKLQKVYKSYRTRRNLADCAVVVEELWWKALDFASLKHSSVSFFNVEKPESAVSRWARARTRVAKVGKGLSKDEKAQKLALQHWLEAIDPRHRYGHNLHLYYDIWFDSESTQPFFFWLDVGDGREINLEKCPRSKLQQQLIKYLGPNEREAYEVIVEDGKLVYKQTEVPVNTTEGSKWIFVLSTTRTLYVGQKMKGTFQHSSFLAGGATTAAGRLVAKEGILKAIWPYSGHYLPTEENFKEFISFLSDNNVDLSNVKRCSVDDDEFPSFKKNDSEPSLTEGEKIVDVVKAAAKIEIAETKAPAEDSIIDQDSVESTETAPEPTRRLSFKWSTGIGARIGCVRDYPPDLQSKALEQVNLSPRVVPSPNGNKFPIPSPRPSPKVRLSPRLQYMGIPSPTVSLTLPMSKRK; encoded by the exons ATGAGAAACAAAATCTTTGGCTTAACAGAAGTTGAAGCTGTTCTTCGGAGATCTCTCAGCTCCCGCGAGAAAGATGTAAAGTTGACCTTAAGATCACTTAGCTTCAAGAAGAGCGATTTATCGAATATGCTTAGCCCTAATAGGAAGGACCTCGGTACAAAATCGGGATCGCCGAGTTCCAAAATAAGCGATCCATCGCAAAACATGGCGGACGGTGGGTCTGAAAATCCAGTCATGGTTAGGTCATTGAGCTTCAAAAGCTGGGAGTCGGAAGCGGCCCCTAACCCTGAAACGAGAAGTTCATCCATTAATCAAGCCACAGAGATTCAGCCGCTTCGTTTAAAAAGTTCGGAAAATATCGCAATAGTGCCCGAGGTTGTGTTCTCTTCTCCGAGGCCTCGGTGTGAGCTCGATGCAGCAGCCACAAAGCTTCAGAAAGTCTATAAGAGTTATCGGACCAGAAGAAATTTGGCAGATTGCGCGGTTGTGGTGGAGGAACTCTG GTGGAAGGCTCTTGATTTTGCTTCTCTTAAGCATAGTTCCGTATCGTTCTTTAACGTCGAGAAACCAGAGTCGGCAGTTTCTCGATGGGCTCGCGCCCGAACAAGGGTGGCCAAG GTCGGTAAAGGTTTGTCTAAAGATGAGAAAGCTCAAAAACTAGCACTTCAACACTGGCTTGAAGCT ATTGATCCGCGACATCGCTACGGGCACAATTTACATTTGTATTACGATATCTGGTTTGATAGCGAGAGCACCCAGCCGTTCTTCTTCTG GTTGGATGTCGGAGACGGTAGAGAGATAAATCTCGAGAAGTGCCCGAGAAGCAAGCTACAACAGCAATTGATCAAATATCTTGGACCG AATGAGAGGGAGGCGTACGAAGTAATTGTGGAAGACGGTAAACTCGTCTATAAACAAACAGAAGTTCCTGTGAACACTACCGAAGGTTCTAAGTGGATATTTGTTTTGAGCACAACGCGGACGTTATATGTGGGGCAG AAAATGAAAGGCACATTTCAGCACTCTAGCTTTTTGGCCGGAGGCGCAACAACAGCAGCTGGGAGATTGGTGGCTAAAGAAGGGATTCTCAAG GCTATATGGCCATACAGCGGTCATTACCTCCCAACTGAAGAGAATTTCAAGGAGTTCATTAGCTTCCTTTCGGATAACAATGTGGACCTCAGCAATGTTAAG CGGTGCTCCGTCGACGATGATGAATTCCCGTCATTCAAGAAGAACGACAGTGAGCCATCATTAACTGAAGGAGAAAAGATAGTCGATGTGGTGAAGGCTGCAGCCAAAATCGAGATCGCAGAAACGAAAGCACCTGCAGAAGACTCCATCATTGATCAAGACAGTGTCGAATCTACAGAAACAGCACCGGAACCCACAAGACGATTGTCATTCAAGTGGTCTACCGGGATCGGCGCACGTATCGGGTGCGTGCGCGATTACCCGCCGGACCTCCAAAGCAAAGCCCTCGAACAAGTCAATTTGTCGCCGAGGGTCGTCCCTTCGCCAAATGGGAACAAATTTCCAATCCCATCTCCGCGCCCTAGCCCGAAAGTTAGACTGTCGCCGAGGCTGCAGTACATGGGCATTCCAAGTCCAACTGTCTCTCTCACTCTTCCCATGAGCAAAAGGAAGTGA
- the LOC109722192 gene encoding IQ domain-containing protein IQM1-like isoform X1, producing MGLSLSLFSWAWVEVMRNKIFGLTEVEAVLRRSLSSREKDVKLTLRSLSFKKSDLSNMLSPNRKDLGTKSGSPSSKISDPSQNMADGGSENPVMVRSLSFKSWESEAAPNPETRSSSINQATEIQPLRLKSSENIAIVPEVVFSSPRPRCELDAAATKLQKVYKSYRTRRNLADCAVVVEELWWKALDFASLKHSSVSFFNVEKPESAVSRWARARTRVAKVGKGLSKDEKAQKLALQHWLEAIDPRHRYGHNLHLYYDIWFDSESTQPFFFWLDVGDGREINLEKCPRSKLQQQLIKYLGPNEREAYEVIVEDGKLVYKQTEVPVNTTEGSKWIFVLSTTRTLYVGQKMKGTFQHSSFLAGGATTAAGRLVAKEGILKAIWPYSGHYLPTEENFKEFISFLSDNNVDLSNVKRCSVDDDEFPSFKKNDSEPSLTEGEKIVDVVKAAAKIEIAETKAPAEDSIIDQDSVESTETAPEPTRRLSFKWSTGIGARIGCVRDYPPDLQSKALEQVNLSPRVVPSPNGNKFPIPSPRPSPKVRLSPRLQYMGIPSPTVSLTLPMSKRK from the exons ATGGGTTTGTCCCTCTCCTTATTTTCATGGGCTTGGGTTGAAGTCATGAGAAACAAAATCTTTGGCTTAACAGAAGTTGAAGCTGTTCTTCGGAGATCTCTCAGCTCCCGCGAGAAAGATGTAAAGTTGACCTTAAGATCACTTAGCTTCAAGAAGAGCGATTTATCGAATATGCTTAGCCCTAATAGGAAGGACCTCGGTACAAAATCGGGATCGCCGAGTTCCAAAATAAGCGATCCATCGCAAAACATGGCGGACGGTGGGTCTGAAAATCCAGTCATGGTTAGGTCATTGAGCTTCAAAAGCTGGGAGTCGGAAGCGGCCCCTAACCCTGAAACGAGAAGTTCATCCATTAATCAAGCCACAGAGATTCAGCCGCTTCGTTTAAAAAGTTCGGAAAATATCGCAATAGTGCCCGAGGTTGTGTTCTCTTCTCCGAGGCCTCGGTGTGAGCTCGATGCAGCAGCCACAAAGCTTCAGAAAGTCTATAAGAGTTATCGGACCAGAAGAAATTTGGCAGATTGCGCGGTTGTGGTGGAGGAACTCTG GTGGAAGGCTCTTGATTTTGCTTCTCTTAAGCATAGTTCCGTATCGTTCTTTAACGTCGAGAAACCAGAGTCGGCAGTTTCTCGATGGGCTCGCGCCCGAACAAGGGTGGCCAAG GTCGGTAAAGGTTTGTCTAAAGATGAGAAAGCTCAAAAACTAGCACTTCAACACTGGCTTGAAGCT ATTGATCCGCGACATCGCTACGGGCACAATTTACATTTGTATTACGATATCTGGTTTGATAGCGAGAGCACCCAGCCGTTCTTCTTCTG GTTGGATGTCGGAGACGGTAGAGAGATAAATCTCGAGAAGTGCCCGAGAAGCAAGCTACAACAGCAATTGATCAAATATCTTGGACCG AATGAGAGGGAGGCGTACGAAGTAATTGTGGAAGACGGTAAACTCGTCTATAAACAAACAGAAGTTCCTGTGAACACTACCGAAGGTTCTAAGTGGATATTTGTTTTGAGCACAACGCGGACGTTATATGTGGGGCAG AAAATGAAAGGCACATTTCAGCACTCTAGCTTTTTGGCCGGAGGCGCAACAACAGCAGCTGGGAGATTGGTGGCTAAAGAAGGGATTCTCAAG GCTATATGGCCATACAGCGGTCATTACCTCCCAACTGAAGAGAATTTCAAGGAGTTCATTAGCTTCCTTTCGGATAACAATGTGGACCTCAGCAATGTTAAG CGGTGCTCCGTCGACGATGATGAATTCCCGTCATTCAAGAAGAACGACAGTGAGCCATCATTAACTGAAGGAGAAAAGATAGTCGATGTGGTGAAGGCTGCAGCCAAAATCGAGATCGCAGAAACGAAAGCACCTGCAGAAGACTCCATCATTGATCAAGACAGTGTCGAATCTACAGAAACAGCACCGGAACCCACAAGACGATTGTCATTCAAGTGGTCTACCGGGATCGGCGCACGTATCGGGTGCGTGCGCGATTACCCGCCGGACCTCCAAAGCAAAGCCCTCGAACAAGTCAATTTGTCGCCGAGGGTCGTCCCTTCGCCAAATGGGAACAAATTTCCAATCCCATCTCCGCGCCCTAGCCCGAAAGTTAGACTGTCGCCGAGGCTGCAGTACATGGGCATTCCAAGTCCAACTGTCTCTCTCACTCTTCCCATGAGCAAAAGGAAGTGA